Genomic window (Bosea vaviloviae):
GCTGGGGCTGATCGAGGCGGCGGGCGCAAATGCCGTACCGCTTCAACTCGATCTGCAGCAGCCCGGCGTCGCGGCCGAGGCAATCGCAAGCGCGGTGGCCGCCGTCGGCCCGCTCGACATCCTGGTCAACAATGCCGGCATCATCCGCCGCTCGGACGCGCTCGATTTCAGCGAGGCCGACTGGGACGAGGTCATGAACCTCAATCTCAAGGCGGCGTTCTTCCTCAGCCAGGCCTTCGCCAAGGCAGCGCTTGCCGCCGGCCGCAGCGCCCGCATCGTCAACATCGCCTCGCTGCTCTCCTTCCAGGGCGGCATCCGCGTCGCCTCCTACACCGCAAGCAAGAGCGGGCTTGCCGGGCTGACCAAACTGCTCGCCTGCGAATGGGCCGCCAAGGGCATCAACGTCAACGCGATCGCGCCCGGCTATATCGAGACCAACAACACCCAAGCCCTGCGGGCCGACCCGGAGCGCAGCACGGCGATCCTCGCCCGCATTCCCGCCGCGCGCTGGGGCAAGCCCTCGGATATCGGCGGTGCGGCGGTCTTCCTGGCAAGCGATGCGGCGGCTTACATGCACGGCGCCATCCTTCCCGTCGACGGAGGCTGGCTGGCGCGATGACGAACCGTCTCAATTCCTTCTTCCAGCACGAGGCCACCCTGGCCTGGGAGCCGACCGAACCCGGCGTGAAGCGCAAGATCATGGCCTATGGCCCCGATCTGATGATCGTGCGCGTCGCTTTTGAAGCCGGCGCGGTCGGCAAGGCGCACAGCCACCCGCACCGGCAGGCGTCCTATGTCGAGAGCGGCGTCTTCGACGTCACCATCGACGGCCGGACCGAGCGCCTGATCGCCGGCGACAGCTTCTTCGTGCCTGCCGATCTCGTCCACGGTGTCGTCGCGGTCGAGGCCGGGCAGCTCGTCGATTCCTTCACGCCGATGCGCGAGGAGTTTCTTTGATCTTCGCCTGACCGGCAGGGGCCGGCTGGCCGCCCATCAAGGGCAAGAACGACCGGGAAAAACCGGCGCACGACAATGGGAGAGGAAACCGACAATGTTGACAAAACGCACCTTCGCGGTCTTGGCCGGCGCGGCCATGTTCGCCGCCGTCACCGGCACGGCAAGCGCTCAGAACGTCACCCTGCGCTCGACCGACATCCACCCCGACGGCTATCCGACGATCGAGGCGGTCAAATACATGGGCCAGTTGCTCGATCAGCGCAGCAATGGCCGCATCAAGATCAACGTCTTCCACTCCGCCCAGCTCGGCCAGGAGAAGGACACGATCGAGCAGACCCGCTTCGGCGTGATCGACCTGAACCGCATCAATATGGCGCCGTTCAACAACCTGATCGCCGAAACCAATGTGCCCTCGCTGCCCTTCATCTTCCGCTCGGTCGACCATATGCGGAAGGTCATGGACGGGCCGATCGGCGACGAGCTTCTCAAGAAGTTCGAGGCGCATGACCTGATCGGGCTCGCCTTCTACGAATCCGGCTCGCGCTCCTTCTACAACGGCAAGCGCCCGATCAGCACGCCCGCCGACATGAAGGGCATGAAGATCCGCGTCCAGCAATCCGACATGTTCGTCGCGCTGGTCCAGGCGCTCGGCGCCAACGCCACGCCGATGCCTTTCGGCGAGGTCTATTCCGGCCTGCAGACCGGCGTCATCGACGGTGCCGAGAACAATTGGCCGAGCTTCGAATCAACCCGGCACTACGAGGTCTCGAAATTCTACTCGCTGACCGAGCATTCGCTCTCGCCGGAAGTGCTGGTGATGTCGAAGCGCTCCTTCGCCAAGTTCAACGCCGCCGACCAGGCGCTGATCAAGGCGGCGGCGAAGGAATCCGTCGCCAAGATGCGCGAACTCTGGGACGCTCGTGAGAAGGCCTCGGAGGCCAAGGTCCGGGCCGGCGGTGCGCAGATCAACACCGTCGAGAAGCAGCCCTTCATCGACGCGATGAAGCCCGTCTACGACAAGTTCGTCACCGACGCGAAGCTCAAGGACATGGTCGCCGCCATTCAGGCGGTGAAGTGAGCGCCTGACGTCTGAACGAGCGGTGGCCCCGGCGGGTCGCCGCCACTCTCGGCCCTCATCCTGAGGAGCGCCGCAGGCGCGTTTCGAGGGATGAGGGGCTGGAGGTTGCCACTATCGACCAGCAAAGCGCCCCAGGACACCTCATGCACGCATTCACACTTGCCCTGTCGCGGCTTGCGGCGAAGGTCACCCTCGTCGTGCTGATAGCGGCCGGCTCCGGCATCATGCTGATGACCGCCTTGATCGCCTGGGGCGTCTTCGGCCGCTTCATCCTCAACGACACGCCGACCTGGGTCGAAGCCGGCTCGCTGCTGCTGATGGCCTGGTTCATTTTCCTGGGCGCCGCGGTCGGCGTGCGCGAGAGCGACCATATGGGCTTCGAGAGCCTGCTCGCCTATGTGCCCAGGCATGTCGAGGCGGGCCTCGTCCTGTTCATCCAGAGCCTGATCCTGCTCTTCGGCATCGCCATGGTCGTCTATGGCCTGCAACTCGTCGACAAGGGCTGGACCGACCGCATTCCGCTGATCGGCATCGCCAAATCCTGGGACTACATGCCGCTCGTCGTCGGCGGCGCG
Coding sequences:
- the kduD gene encoding 2-dehydro-3-deoxy-D-gluconate 5-dehydrogenase KduD; the protein is MTRRSPFSLEGRTALVTGANTGIGQGIALALAEAGATIVAAGRSDMSETLGLIEAAGANAVPLQLDLQQPGVAAEAIASAVAAVGPLDILVNNAGIIRRSDALDFSEADWDEVMNLNLKAAFFLSQAFAKAALAAGRSARIVNIASLLSFQGGIRVASYTASKSGLAGLTKLLACEWAAKGINVNAIAPGYIETNNTQALRADPERSTAILARIPAARWGKPSDIGGAAVFLASDAAAYMHGAILPVDGGWLAR
- a CDS encoding cupin domain-containing protein translates to MTNRLNSFFQHEATLAWEPTEPGVKRKIMAYGPDLMIVRVAFEAGAVGKAHSHPHRQASYVESGVFDVTIDGRTERLIAGDSFFVPADLVHGVVAVEAGQLVDSFTPMREEFL
- a CDS encoding TRAP transporter substrate-binding protein; this encodes MLTKRTFAVLAGAAMFAAVTGTASAQNVTLRSTDIHPDGYPTIEAVKYMGQLLDQRSNGRIKINVFHSAQLGQEKDTIEQTRFGVIDLNRINMAPFNNLIAETNVPSLPFIFRSVDHMRKVMDGPIGDELLKKFEAHDLIGLAFYESGSRSFYNGKRPISTPADMKGMKIRVQQSDMFVALVQALGANATPMPFGEVYSGLQTGVIDGAENNWPSFESTRHYEVSKFYSLTEHSLSPEVLVMSKRSFAKFNAADQALIKAAAKESVAKMRELWDAREKASEAKVRAGGAQINTVEKQPFIDAMKPVYDKFVTDAKLKDMVAAIQAVK
- a CDS encoding TRAP transporter small permease, with protein sequence MHAFTLALSRLAAKVTLVVLIAAGSGIMLMTALIAWGVFGRFILNDTPTWVEAGSLLLMAWFIFLGAAVGVRESDHMGFESLLAYVPRHVEAGLVLFIQSLILLFGIAMVVYGLQLVDKGWTDRIPLIGIAKSWDYMPLVVGGALVVFFSIERVLLILTGVQRAPLRVQADRVGGGEL